A window of Juglans regia cultivar Chandler chromosome 7, Walnut 2.0, whole genome shotgun sequence contains these coding sequences:
- the LOC108985056 gene encoding auxin-responsive protein IAA6-like gives MDGSSRNDVCPQFLDLVPKERAWLVNRDEQRRRGLSEENKLELRLGPPGEDWSMTDNTMKNQRESSESLLSLGYFSPTTSMTQNTSINNSSSGSQTQMFSSSENPVGAVNLSSPWSSSAFQGKTQHNQKQTKAPSFLQVPSTLQSFPVLAQEASQPRCSNVVELQSAEKKAFSQSSAMTAVPNSSQKRTAPSPVVGWPPIRSFRKNLASSSSSRPASESQNAVADKVPCKKPVESCTKGLFVKINMDGVPIGRKVDLKAYDSYENLSSAVDELFRGLLAAQRDSRECGIQNKQEEDKAITGLLDGSGEYTLVYEDNEGDRMLVGDVPWHMFVSTVKRLRVLKSSELSALSLGSSKQVKVSSLESPRR, from the exons ATGGATGGATCATCCAGAAATGATGTCTGCCCTCAGTTCTTAGATTTGGTTCCCAAAGAGAGAGCGTGGCTGGTCAACAGAGATGAACAAAGAAGGCGTGGTCTTTCAGAGGAGAACAAGTTAGAGCTTAGGCTTGGTCCTCCGGGTGAGGACTGGTCTATGACAGATAATACAATGAAAAACCAAAGAGAGAGTAGCGAGTCTTTACTCTCTCTTGGGTACTTCTCTCCCACTACTTCCATGACCCAAAACACTAGCATTAATAACAGCAGCAGTGGAAGCCAAACACAGATGTTCTCTTCCTCTGAAAACCCTGTAGGGGCTGTTAATTTGTCATCTCCATGGTCTTCTTCAGCTTTCCAGGGAAAGACCCAGCACAATCAAAAGCAGACAAAAGCTCCATCTTTTCTTCAGGTACCGTCAACACTTCAGAGCTTCCCGGTTTTGGCTCAGGAAGCGTCGCAGCCCCGTTGCAGTAACGTGGTAGAGTTGCAGAGTGCAGAGAAGAAAGCATTTTCACAATCTTCTGCAATGACAGCTGTGCCCAACAGCTCTCAGAAAAG GACTGCTCCTTCTCCAGTCGTGGGTTGGCCTCCAATTCGATCATTCAGGAAGAACCTAGCAAGCAGTAGCTCTTCAAGACCAGCTTCTGAGTCGCAAAATGCGGTCGCAGACAAGGTTCCCTGTAAAAAACCGGTTGAGTCTTGCACCAAAGGCCTATTCGTGAAGATCAATATGGATGGAGTCCCAATTGGGAGAAAAGTGGATCTCAAAGCCTATGACAGTTATGAGAATCTCTCCTCTGCTGTTGATGAACTCTTTAGAGGCCTACTTGCAG CTCAAAGAGATTCCCGAGAGTGTGGAATCCAGAACAAGCAAGAGGAAGACAAAGCAATTACCGGTTTATTGGACGGAAGTGGTGAATATACTCTTGTTTATGAGGATAATGAAGGAGACAGGATGCTTGTTGGGGATGTCCCATGGCA CATGTTTGTATCTACCGTGAAGAGGCTGCGGGTGCTGAAGAGCTCTGAACTTTCTGCTCTTAGCC TTGGCAGCAGCAAGCAAGTCAAGGTATCATCACTTGAATCTCCAAGgaggtga
- the LOC108984462 gene encoding clavaminate synthase-like protein At3g21360 has product MSESETFVEMQIPHQKFYNGIQFPYVLSPTETPLSLSLLTQAIKSQKPFLESLLRKSGALLFRGFPVSTASDFNDVVEAFGFDELPYVGGGAPRTKVVGRVTTANESPPDQSIAFHHEMVQLPEFPSKLFFFCEVEPGSGGETPIVLSHIVYEKMKERHPEFVGRLEEHGLVYTRVLEKDDDPSSPIGRGWKSTLLTEDKSVAEQRASKLGMKLEWLKDDAVKTIRGPMPAIKYDKARQRNVWFNQMVFAYTVYNAGNDSGKAVTFGDGKPIPAYIINDCVNILEEESLAFPWQRGDILLLDNLAVLHSRRSSKTPRRILASLCK; this is encoded by the exons ATGTCGGAGTCGGAGACCTTCGTGGAAATGCAAATCCCGCATCAAAAGTTTTACAACGGAATCCAATTCCCGTACGTTCTGTCTCCCACCGAAACTCCATTATCTCTATCTCTTCTCACCCAAGCCATCAAATCCCAGAAACCCTTTCTCGAATCTTTGCTCCGCAAGTCCGGCGCCTTACTCTTCAGGGGCTTCCCGGTAAGTACAGCCTCGGACTTCAACGATGTCGTTGAGGCCTTTGGTTTCGATGAGCTTCCGTACGTTGGAGGAGGCGCCCCTCGGACCAAAGTAGTCGGTCGGGTTACCACGGCCAATGAGTCCCCGCCCGACCAGAGTATTGCTTTTCACCACGAAATGGTTCAG CTTCCGGAGTTTCCCTCCAAATTGTTCTTCTTCTGTGAAGTAGAGCCTGGAAGTGGGGGAGAAACTCCTATAGTTCTTAGCCACATTGTCtatgaaaaaatgaaagagagacaCCCAGAGTTCGTTGGACGACTGGAAGAGCACGGATTGGTATATACGCGGGTATTGGAGAAAGACGACGACCCTTCATCTCCAATCGGACGTGGATGGAAGTCTACGCTCTTGACTGAAGACAAGAGTGTGGCCGAGCAAAG GGCTTCTAAGTTGGGTATGAAGTTGGAATGGCTAAAGGATGATGCAGTTAAGACAATAAGGGGTCCGATGCCAGCTATTAAGTACGACAAGGCGAGACAGCGCAATGTTTGGTTTAACCAAATGGTTTTTGCTTATACAGTCTATAATGCAGGGAATGATTCTGGGAAAGCTGTTACCTTTGGGGATGGCAAACCTATACCAGCCTACATCATCAACGACTGTGTCAACATCCTTGAAGAGGAATCTCTAGCCTTTCCTTGGCAGAGAGGTGATATTCTTTTGCTGGACAATTTGGCTGTTCTCCACTCCCGAAGATCATCCAAAACACCTCGCCGTATACTAGCTTCACTCTGCAAGTAG
- the LOC108985057 gene encoding lysM domain receptor-like kinase 3, whose protein sequence is MSFLRASLLFSFVLVLVLVLVQSHHLFSYPSPMNCTDTTRLCTSFLAFKLRPNQTLAVIQSMFDVLPNDITVEESSDGLNYLFIRKNCSCLRTTMQYATNTTFTVRSNEGFVNDLAFDAYDGLAFLLPNTSRRAKVGAVVSLRLFCGCSSGLWNYLLSYVMKDGDSVQSLASRFGVSMDSIEQVNGIEDPDNVTVGALYHIPLNSVPGEPYPLENDIPPTPVPSPTVDSFSGNQQNHKDHMPYGWIVGGVGIGLALIVLSIVVCVSLRLSKCFTEAERSHTKDHDDEVSHKFHILRKPSFCCASGRYVCCKSRDVKQTNGESSNRQTTTPKALGTDVFDMEKPVVFTYDEIFSATDGFSESGLLGHGTYGSVYYALLRDQEVAIKRMTATKTKEFMAEMKVLCKVHHTNLVELIGYAATEDELFLIYEYAQKGSLRSHLHDPHNKDHTPLSWIMRVQIVLDAARGLEYIHEHTKTHYVHRDIKTSNILLDGTFRAKISDFGLAKLVGKKGEGEATATKVVGTFGYLAPEYLSNGLATTKSDVYAFGVVLFEILSGKEAIIRTEGVMMKNPERRSLASVMLAALRNSPDSMSLSSMKDYIDPDMMALYPHDCVFKMAMLAKQCVDEDPILRPDMKQVVISLSQILLSSVEWEATLAGNSQVFSGLVQGR, encoded by the exons ATGAGTTTCTTACGGGcgtctcttttgttttctttcgttcttgttcttgttctagTTCTTGTCCAAAGTCACCATCTATTTTCGTACCCGTCCCCAATGAACTGTACGGACACCACGCGCCTGTGCACGTCCTTTTTGGCCTTCAAGCTGCGGCCTAACCAGACCCTGGCCGTGATCCAATCCATGTTCGATGTCCTCCCCAATGACATTACTGTCGAAGAGAGCAGTGACGGCCTTAACTACCTCTTCATCCGGAAGAACTGCTCGTGCTTACGCACCACTATGCAGTACGCGACCAACACCACGTTCACGGTGAGATCCAACGAGGGGTTCGTCAATGACTTAGCTTTCGACGCATACGATGGCCTGGCTTTCTTGTTGCCCAATACTTCGAGGAGGGCCAAGGTCGGAGCTGTCGTTTCGTTGAGGCTCTTCTGTGGCTGCTCCAGTGGGTTGTGGAATTACTTGTTGAGCTATGTGATGAAAGATGGGGATAGTGTACAGTCTTTGGCGAGCCGGTTTGGGGTGAGCATGGATAGCATCGAGCAAGTGAATGGGATCGAAGATCCTGATAACGTCACTGTGGGTGCTCTCTATCACATTCCTTTGAATTCGG TTCCTGGTGAGCCTTATCCCCTGGAAAATGATATTCCTCCCACTCCTGTTCCCTCTCCAACTGTTGACAGTTTCTCAG GTAATCAACAGAATCACAAGGATCATATGCCCTATGGATGGATTGTTGGGGGTGTGGGGATTGGTCTGGCACTGATTGTATTAAGCATAGTTGTTTGTGTTTCCTTGAGGTTATCAAAATGCTTCACGGAAGCTGAAAGGAGTCACACAAAAGATCATGATGACGAAGTTTCTCACAAGTTTCATATTCTTCGAAAGCCCAGTTTTTGTTGTGCTTCAGGAAGGTACGTCTGCTGCAAGTCTCGGGATGTGAAGCAAACTAATGGGGAATCTAGCAACCGCCAGACTACCACTCCAAAAG CTCTAGGGACCGATGTGTTTGACATGGAGAAGCCTGTGGTTTTTACATATGATGAGATTTTTTCTGCAACTGATGGATTCTCTGAGTCAGGTCTTCTTGGGCATGGAACATACGGTTCTGTGTATTATGCCCTCCTTCGTGACCAG GAAGTTGCTATTAAAAGAATGACTGCTACAAAAACTAAGGAATTCATGGCAGAGATGAAAGTCCTGTGCAAGGTTCATCATACAAATCTG GTAGAGTTGATTGGCTATGCTGCTACTGAAGATGAGCTCTTCCTTATATACGAATACGCCCAGAAGGGTTCCCTTAGAAGCCATTTGCATGATCCTCATAACAAGG ATCATACGCCACTTTCTTGGATCATGAGGGTTCAGATTGTCCTTGATGCTGCTAGAGGTCTCGAATACATCCATGAGCACACTAAAACTCATTATGTACATCGAGATATCAAAACAAGCAACATCTTACTTGATGGTACCTTCAGGGCAAAG ATTTCAGATTTTGGATTGGCAAAACTTGTTGGAAAAAAAGGTGAGGGAGAAGCTACAGCAACCAAAGTTGTTGGTACATTTGGTTATCTGGCTCCAGA ATACTTGAGTAATGGTCTTGCCACCACCAAAAGCGATGTCTATGCATTTGGTGTTGTTCTTTTTGAAATTCTATCAGGGAAGGAGGCAATTATACGAACAGAAGGTGTGATGATGAAAAATCCTGAAAGACGCTCACTAGCATCCGTT ATGTTAGCAGCTCTAAGGAACTCACCTGATTCCATGAGTCTGTCAAGCATGAAGGATTACATTGATCCAGATATGATGGCGTTGTATCCACATGATTGTGTATTCAAG ATGGCCATGCTGGCGAAGCAATGTGTGGATGAGGATCCCATCCTACGTCCTGACATGAAGCAAGTTGTGATTTCCCTGTCACAGATTCTCCTGTCCTCTGTGGAGTGGGAAGCAACTCTTGCAGGGAACAGCCAAGTGTTCAGTGGCCTTGTCCAAGGGAGATAG